A stretch of the Archangium violaceum genome encodes the following:
- a CDS encoding alpha/beta fold hydrolase translates to MLFALRSPSPVGYFTSAASQDRFLAAYNRAMADMPRPDRTLDLRTSYGVVRVYYFAGAAPAAVPLLLLPGRASASPVWADNMPALLGVRSLYTIDLLGEPGMSIQSRPITTADDHARWLHEVLLALPESKVHLLGMSIGGWTAINLAVRQPEKIASVTVLDPVMTFNNLSVEAIVRSIPASVRWFPKAWRDSFASWTANGAPVKDVPVAVMIEAGMQSYVSKLSGPVRITEAQLTALNIPVLAIIAGASGMHDSAEGAETARRLLEPGVVKVYPEASHAINGEYPNEIAADISGFLGRIDP, encoded by the coding sequence ATGCTCTTCGCGCTGCGCAGCCCGTCTCCGGTCGGGTACTTCACCTCCGCGGCGTCCCAGGACCGCTTTCTCGCGGCGTACAACCGCGCGATGGCGGACATGCCTCGACCGGATCGGACGCTCGACCTCCGCACGTCGTACGGGGTGGTACGGGTCTATTACTTCGCCGGAGCCGCTCCCGCTGCCGTACCGCTGCTGTTGTTGCCCGGCAGGGCGTCAGCGTCACCTGTCTGGGCGGACAACATGCCGGCCCTGCTCGGCGTTCGCAGCCTCTACACGATCGACCTCCTCGGCGAGCCCGGGATGAGCATTCAGTCCCGGCCGATCACCACCGCTGATGATCATGCTCGATGGCTGCACGAAGTCCTGCTGGCGTTGCCCGAGAGCAAGGTCCATCTCCTCGGGATGTCGATCGGTGGGTGGACGGCGATCAATCTGGCCGTCCGTCAGCCGGAGAAGATCGCCAGTGTCACCGTGCTCGACCCGGTCATGACCTTCAACAATCTCTCCGTGGAAGCGATCGTCCGGAGCATCCCGGCGAGCGTGCGCTGGTTCCCCAAGGCGTGGCGCGACAGCTTCGCCAGTTGGACGGCGAACGGGGCGCCGGTCAAGGACGTACCGGTGGCCGTGATGATCGAAGCCGGCATGCAGTCGTACGTGTCGAAGCTCTCGGGTCCGGTCCGAATCACCGAAGCTCAACTCACCGCGCTGAACATCCCGGTGCTGGCGATCATCGCCGGCGCCTCCGGCATGCACGACTCCGCCGAGGGGGCTGAGACGGCTCGCCGGCTGCTCGAGCCCGGTGTGGTCAAGGTCTATCCCGAAGCGTCGCACGCGATCAACGGTGAGTATCCCAACGAGATCGCCGCCGACATCTCCGGCTTCCTCGGTCGGATCGATCCGTGA
- a CDS encoding serine hydrolase domain-containing protein → MRLGALPLLLLTSCTAATTTSASPSSAPTPQTTAPAPSPTTVQARKLDAATPMKTASSTPFTVSSGWYVTEDDGRLLLEDPERQLRLTLLEVPGPSAERALAEAWKQTQPGFALPVSHAAHPPAQDGWDEVFQTTYEPPAREQRVIVGLARRKGDTNYVILLDGAAAAMERRGAQANQILLGFKSTRLAEESFAGKAPLPLTPERLRSFESFLEQARATMKIPGVAVAVVQGNQVLYEKGFGVRELGKPEPVTPQTLFLIGSTSKSLTTLMMARLVDEGHFTWETPATQLLPGFSLADAEVTKKLTVRNTVCACTGMPRQDMEMLFEYAGVTGEQRIAEMRRMKPTTRIGETYQYSNPMVTAGGYMAAHAAEPRLPLGQAYDRVMQTRVFDALGMKSTTFDFARAAKLEHASPHGMTATFEYAPLPLSVEEAVVPVRPAGGAWSNLRDMERYVMLELSKGRTPEGQQLVSEANLLARREPQVKMTDKKSYGLGLMVGEDHGARLIQHGGNTLGFSSDMFFLPEANVGVVLLTNVQGDGPFRNAVRRKFLEILFDGRDEARNQLDFTLKNRREQLEKGMTDIRVKPDLEWMKTLAGTWHNEGLGRVTLRVEGSDAVFDAGEWRSSVGEKQEKDGSRTLILLDPPLAGFEFQPKQEAASTTLVLELPQQRYVFEKQAAQASDKP, encoded by the coding sequence ATGCGCCTGGGCGCCCTTCCCCTTCTGCTGCTCACCTCGTGTACCGCGGCGACGACCACCTCCGCTTCACCCTCCTCCGCCCCGACGCCCCAAACCACCGCTCCCGCGCCCTCGCCCACCACCGTCCAGGCTCGGAAGCTCGACGCGGCCACGCCCATGAAGACGGCCTCGAGCACGCCCTTCACCGTATCCTCCGGGTGGTACGTCACCGAGGATGATGGCCGTCTGCTGCTCGAGGACCCCGAGCGGCAGCTCCGTCTCACCCTGCTGGAAGTGCCCGGCCCGTCCGCCGAGCGCGCTCTCGCAGAGGCCTGGAAGCAGACCCAGCCCGGCTTCGCCCTCCCCGTGAGTCACGCGGCCCACCCGCCCGCGCAGGACGGCTGGGACGAGGTCTTCCAGACCACCTACGAGCCCCCCGCGCGGGAGCAGCGCGTCATCGTCGGCCTCGCGCGGCGCAAGGGTGACACCAACTACGTCATCCTCCTGGACGGCGCCGCCGCCGCCATGGAACGCCGCGGTGCCCAGGCCAATCAGATCCTCCTCGGCTTCAAGTCCACCCGGCTCGCCGAGGAGTCCTTCGCCGGCAAGGCCCCGCTGCCCCTCACCCCCGAGCGGCTCCGGTCCTTCGAGTCCTTCCTCGAGCAGGCTCGCGCGACGATGAAGATTCCGGGAGTGGCCGTCGCCGTCGTCCAGGGCAATCAGGTCCTCTACGAGAAGGGCTTCGGGGTGCGGGAGCTCGGCAAGCCGGAGCCCGTGACGCCGCAGACGCTGTTCCTCATCGGCTCCACGAGCAAGTCGCTCACCACGCTGATGATGGCGCGCCTGGTGGACGAGGGCCACTTCACCTGGGAGACCCCGGCAACCCAGCTCCTGCCCGGCTTCTCGCTCGCCGACGCCGAGGTGACGAAGAAGCTCACCGTGCGGAACACCGTGTGCGCGTGCACCGGCATGCCCCGCCAGGACATGGAGATGCTCTTCGAGTACGCGGGCGTCACCGGCGAGCAGCGCATCGCCGAGATGCGCCGGATGAAGCCCACCACCCGCATCGGCGAGACGTACCAGTACAGCAACCCCATGGTGACGGCCGGTGGCTACATGGCCGCGCACGCCGCCGAGCCCAGGCTCCCGCTCGGCCAGGCGTATGATCGCGTGATGCAGACGCGCGTCTTCGATGCGCTCGGCATGAAGTCCACCACCTTCGACTTCGCCCGCGCCGCGAAGCTCGAGCACGCCTCGCCGCACGGGATGACGGCGACGTTCGAATACGCGCCCTTGCCTCTATCCGTCGAAGAGGCCGTCGTCCCCGTCCGCCCCGCCGGTGGCGCCTGGTCCAACCTCCGGGACATGGAGCGCTACGTGATGCTCGAGCTCTCCAAGGGCCGCACACCCGAGGGCCAGCAGCTCGTCTCCGAGGCCAACCTGCTCGCACGCCGCGAGCCCCAGGTGAAGATGACCGACAAGAAGAGCTACGGGCTCGGGCTCATGGTGGGCGAGGACCACGGCGCCCGCCTCATCCAACACGGCGGCAACACGCTGGGCTTCAGCTCGGACATGTTCTTCCTGCCCGAGGCCAACGTGGGCGTCGTCCTCCTCACCAACGTCCAGGGCGATGGCCCCTTCCGCAACGCCGTCCGCCGCAAGTTCCTGGAGATCCTCTTCGACGGGCGCGACGAGGCGCGCAACCAGCTCGACTTCACTCTGAAGAACCGGCGCGAGCAGCTCGAGAAGGGGATGACCGACATCCGCGTGAAGCCGGACCTGGAGTGGATGAAGACGCTGGCCGGCACCTGGCACAACGAGGGCCTCGGGCGCGTCACCCTGCGCGTCGAGGGCTCGGACGCGGTGTTCGACGCGGGCGAGTGGCGCAGCAGCGTGGGCGAGAAGCAGGAGAAGGACGGCTCGCGCACGCTCATCCTGCTGGACCCGCCCCTGGCCGGCTTCGAGTTCCAGCCCAAGCAGGAGGCGGCGAGCACCACGCTCGTGCTCGAGCTGCCCCAGCAGCGCTACGTCTTCGAGAAGCAGGCGGCACAGGCTTCCGACAAGCCTTGA
- the cglE gene encoding adventurous gliding motility protein CglE, whose translation MKKPLLVAMLAMLPTTALAATPPEGVPLEVRRGFFTEADIGTFFTLGGENIYSNAQTYLQLGVGYDLTDKVSLGVHFGLGASAANCFAGYVPDSDVCSMSDNFTVAFADVTAGYMVSLADRLYLVPKVAAGLTRLDPAPVGSGDPGVAMTVPNAGLGIGLEYATPMDHFSVGADFLARYLIGPNIPTFAIFPRVKYTF comes from the coding sequence ATGAAGAAGCCGCTGTTGGTCGCCATGCTCGCGATGCTGCCCACCACCGCTCTCGCGGCCACACCGCCAGAAGGTGTCCCACTGGAAGTCCGCCGCGGCTTCTTCACGGAGGCGGACATCGGGACGTTCTTCACGCTGGGCGGTGAGAACATCTACTCGAATGCCCAGACGTACCTGCAGCTCGGCGTGGGCTACGATCTGACGGACAAGGTCTCGCTGGGCGTGCACTTCGGGTTGGGCGCGTCGGCGGCGAACTGCTTCGCCGGGTACGTGCCGGACTCGGACGTGTGCAGCATGTCCGACAACTTCACGGTGGCGTTCGCCGACGTGACGGCGGGGTACATGGTGTCGTTGGCGGACCGCCTCTACCTGGTGCCGAAGGTGGCGGCGGGCCTCACGCGGTTGGATCCGGCGCCGGTGGGCAGTGGCGATCCGGGCGTGGCCATGACGGTGCCGAACGCGGGTCTGGGCATTGGCCTCGAGTACGCGACGCCAATGGATCACTTCTCGGTGGGGGCGGACTTCCTGGCCCGCTATCTCATCGGGCCGAACATCCCGACCTTCGCCATCTTCCCGCGGGTGAAGTACACCTTCTGA
- a CDS encoding AgmX/PglI C-terminal domain-containing protein — protein MAAGKTNGVKLRITGPDGSVHEAVSESESIIVGSGAQAAVKILDPRVSNLHVMLKVESSGSVTAIDLGSENGTQVGGQRVVGPKTLSPGDVLVVGGSLVEVLFGDAELPPPPAGAEVNGVALQGSVLHPPMQVVEPAPRAPEVITRAAPPGLRARNAPAAVVKKARPRVAAHMQEPLPPDALPTQDAKVLQVQLLWGDQILAVQHFRDGVPVTIGEAKKNFFHVYDSEVGSRHVLAVARGELYELHVPESAGVIVTRKGDVRTKDSLRAEGKLTVSGREQAYTLGLHERAEVSLGTLTFVVRYVKPSPAVAVNTLEEADFTWFKIVSISMLAAGAVVAAMLLSPRSEAPSDDDIFQSQQRVAKLLVQPQKKIDTKKLDLKGVEEGAKAKDEEGKFGKEEAKKAEADPSKPGTPVVDKSKREKDRQVVGRVGLLGAFKGLKGGASDVFGPGGLGTGINNALGGLKSGAGMGDAQGVGGLGSRGQGTGGGGTALGLGGLGTKGKGRGAGDGGGIDLSGRGKTITKIVPGKTTVIGGLDKDVIAKIIRSHQNEIKYCYETELNKNPSLAGKVAVAFTIDPAGGVSEANVTETTLNNSAAENCMLSRIRRWKFPEPKGGGVVAVTYPWLFSPAGE, from the coding sequence ATGGCGGCGGGGAAGACGAACGGTGTGAAGCTGAGAATCACCGGGCCGGATGGCTCCGTGCACGAGGCTGTCTCCGAATCGGAGAGCATCATCGTGGGCTCGGGGGCTCAGGCGGCGGTGAAGATCCTGGATCCGAGGGTCTCGAACCTTCACGTGATGTTGAAGGTGGAGTCCAGCGGTTCGGTGACGGCCATCGATCTGGGCAGCGAGAATGGCACGCAGGTGGGCGGTCAGCGGGTGGTGGGACCGAAGACGCTCTCGCCCGGTGACGTGCTGGTGGTGGGCGGCTCGCTGGTGGAGGTGCTCTTCGGCGACGCGGAGCTGCCTCCTCCTCCGGCGGGCGCGGAGGTGAACGGCGTGGCGCTACAGGGCTCGGTGCTGCATCCACCCATGCAGGTGGTGGAGCCGGCGCCGAGGGCCCCCGAGGTGATCACCCGGGCGGCGCCGCCGGGTCTGCGCGCTCGGAACGCTCCGGCCGCGGTGGTGAAGAAGGCACGGCCCCGGGTCGCGGCGCACATGCAGGAGCCGCTGCCGCCGGACGCGCTTCCCACCCAGGACGCGAAGGTCCTCCAGGTACAGCTGCTCTGGGGAGATCAGATCCTCGCGGTGCAGCACTTCCGTGACGGCGTGCCGGTCACCATCGGCGAGGCGAAGAAGAACTTCTTCCACGTGTATGACTCCGAGGTGGGGTCGCGTCACGTGCTGGCGGTGGCGCGCGGCGAGCTGTACGAGCTGCACGTCCCCGAGTCCGCGGGCGTCATCGTCACCCGGAAAGGTGACGTGAGGACGAAGGACAGCCTGCGCGCGGAGGGCAAGCTGACGGTGTCGGGCCGGGAGCAGGCGTACACGCTCGGCCTGCACGAGCGGGCGGAGGTGTCGCTCGGGACGCTCACCTTCGTGGTGCGCTACGTGAAGCCCTCGCCGGCCGTGGCGGTGAACACGCTCGAGGAGGCGGACTTCACCTGGTTCAAGATCGTCAGCATCAGCATGCTGGCGGCCGGCGCGGTGGTGGCGGCCATGCTGCTCTCGCCGCGCTCCGAGGCTCCCTCCGACGACGACATCTTCCAGAGCCAGCAGCGGGTGGCGAAGCTCCTGGTGCAGCCCCAGAAGAAGATCGACACCAAGAAGCTGGATCTGAAGGGTGTGGAAGAGGGCGCGAAGGCCAAGGACGAGGAGGGCAAGTTCGGCAAGGAGGAGGCCAAGAAGGCCGAGGCCGATCCCTCCAAGCCGGGCACCCCGGTGGTCGACAAGAGCAAGCGCGAGAAGGATCGCCAGGTGGTGGGCAGGGTGGGCCTGCTCGGCGCGTTCAAGGGTCTGAAGGGTGGGGCATCGGACGTCTTCGGTCCGGGCGGCCTGGGGACGGGCATCAACAACGCGCTGGGCGGCCTCAAGAGCGGTGCGGGCATGGGGGATGCGCAGGGCGTGGGCGGGCTCGGCTCGCGTGGCCAGGGCACCGGTGGTGGCGGAACCGCGCTGGGCCTGGGCGGCCTGGGCACCAAGGGTAAGGGCCGCGGCGCGGGTGACGGCGGCGGCATCGACCTGTCCGGCCGCGGGAAGACGATCACCAAGATCGTCCCCGGAAAGACGACTGTGATTGGCGGCCTCGACAAGGACGTGATCGCCAAGATCATCCGGAGCCACCAGAACGAGATCAAGTACTGCTACGAGACGGAGCTGAACAAGAACCCGAGCCTGGCGGGCAAGGTGGCGGTGGCCTTCACGATCGATCCGGCGGGAGGAGTGTCGGAGGCGAACGTGACGGAGACCACGCTGAACAACTCGGCGGCGGAGAACTGCATGCTCTCGCGCATCCGCCGCTGGAAGTTCCCCGAGCCGAAGGGTGGCGGAGTGGTGGCGGTGACGTACCCGTGGCTGTTCTCGCCGGCGGGTGAGTAA
- a CDS encoding tetratricopeptide repeat protein — protein MAFRRTLAAATLALTAACATTSQVKPTQVVSEAPARAPVPEQQQPAAPESSKKDDRARQLFAEAVAAFDAGDYEKAEKGFREVLEKAPQSLNAQFNLGVIAERQGRLADAQAAYEKVRFLEPGHVPTLLNLGRLYRMQEKFAEAIALYEAGLKAPGREYDSSLLNNLTVAYRLAGQHEQAEATARRVLARKPDDAEAYKNLALVYYDQGKYRLAELVLANARKLDEKDPGIYNNLGMIYLKLEDRARALAQFQKAVSLDERFAPGYLNLGAMALAWRDYAGAERSFAKAVELEPDSHEAWLYYAYALDGQKGRDAQKGLKAGEAFEKVLSLRADQPEALCGAGWAYAVERAGWDKAEGFLQKCKELGSTSAQDKQMIDAKLQGLAAMRKSAQPQPAPEEKEQNPAAVGGSGSLLDKVNDEAAQQEGVPAQDAVPAQDAASGAAPSGEAVPTDPDTATNESNPAAEPPAEAPRTE, from the coding sequence ATGGCGTTCCGCCGCACCCTCGCCGCCGCCACGCTGGCCCTCACGGCCGCGTGCGCCACCACCTCGCAGGTGAAGCCCACCCAGGTGGTCTCCGAGGCACCCGCTCGGGCTCCGGTTCCGGAGCAACAGCAGCCCGCCGCTCCCGAGTCGTCGAAGAAGGACGACCGGGCACGGCAGCTCTTCGCCGAGGCCGTCGCCGCCTTCGACGCGGGCGACTACGAGAAGGCCGAGAAGGGCTTCCGCGAGGTGCTCGAGAAGGCGCCGCAGAGCCTCAACGCCCAGTTCAACCTGGGCGTGATCGCCGAGCGCCAGGGCCGTCTCGCGGACGCCCAGGCCGCCTATGAGAAGGTGCGCTTCCTCGAGCCGGGCCACGTGCCCACGCTGCTCAACCTGGGCCGGCTCTACCGCATGCAGGAGAAGTTCGCGGAGGCCATCGCCCTCTACGAGGCCGGGCTGAAGGCGCCGGGCCGCGAGTATGACTCCTCGCTGCTCAACAACCTCACCGTGGCCTACCGGCTCGCGGGCCAGCACGAGCAGGCCGAGGCCACCGCCCGCCGCGTGCTCGCGCGCAAACCCGACGATGCCGAGGCGTACAAGAACCTCGCGCTCGTCTACTACGATCAGGGCAAGTACCGGCTCGCCGAGCTGGTGCTCGCCAACGCGCGCAAGCTCGATGAGAAGGACCCGGGCATCTACAACAACCTGGGGATGATCTACCTGAAGCTGGAGGACCGTGCCCGCGCGCTCGCCCAGTTCCAGAAGGCGGTGTCGCTCGACGAGCGCTTCGCCCCTGGTTACCTCAACCTGGGCGCCATGGCCCTGGCCTGGCGTGACTACGCTGGCGCCGAGCGCTCCTTCGCGAAGGCCGTCGAGCTGGAGCCCGACTCCCATGAGGCGTGGCTCTATTACGCCTACGCGCTGGACGGACAGAAGGGCAGGGACGCGCAGAAGGGTCTCAAGGCGGGCGAGGCCTTCGAGAAGGTGCTCTCGCTGCGCGCGGATCAACCCGAGGCCCTCTGCGGCGCGGGCTGGGCCTACGCCGTCGAACGCGCGGGTTGGGACAAGGCCGAGGGTTTCCTCCAGAAATGCAAGGAATTGGGCTCCACGAGCGCGCAGGACAAACAGATGATCGACGCGAAGCTCCAGGGGCTCGCGGCCATGCGCAAGAGTGCCCAGCCCCAGCCCGCCCCCGAGGAGAAGGAACAGAATCCGGCGGCGGTCGGAGGCAGTGGTTCGCTGCTCGACAAGGTGAACGACGAGGCGGCGCAGCAGGAGGGCGTGCCTGCTCAGGACGCCGTCCCCGCGCAGGATGCCGCGTCGGGTGCCGCGCCCTCGGGTGAGGCGGTGCCGACGGACCCGGACACCGCGACGAATGAGAGCAATCCAGCGGCCGAGCCTCCGGCCGAGGCCCCGCGGACCGAATAA
- a CDS encoding tetratricopeptide repeat protein, with protein sequence MKAVLRFGALAVGVALTAGGAGEAAEPSRKPSQAAVSRRGESRKSAARQQSSKQQKQEAARSQPSEREPERQGPARMGPSRMGPASMDNAPRIADEKKDALADRKRDEAIEGLKRLIPKLQEGSHRRADMLYRLAELYWEKSKYLYQQEMNRFLAEEKAFDAATARGEKVEPPKQDHRDSERYRAETMAIYESLLSDYKDWSQRDEILFYLGYNLQELGRRDDAVKRYLQLVEEFPQSQFVPDTYVQLGNHYFDNNKLKEARDYYEKARASKVPKVYAYAVYKLAWCDYNAGAYDEGLARLHEVVDYAGERGEELGDLKTESLNDVIVFYVKLDKAKEGIAYFKQKAPEKRQERLISKMAAQLIDVGLYDSAIETYRVLINDRPMGSGAPDYQQSIVRAYEGLRQRDHVRAEMKRMVELYRPGGEWWQANAGNKPVLRNAFSVTEEAMRVMVTDYHQEAQKTRQVETYRLARDIYKQYVDTFASSEDPEFISDSAFNMRFFYAEILWALEEWEAAAAQYDAVVAFQIPDRDSAREVANESYRKNASFAAIMAYDKLVKIERGQLARSDLKDGQKVDENKSKGQVEKKGRITKKDTARAEEPLTRFEERLVAACDTYNRLYPDNPDEIDLRYQAALIVYDRHHYMDAARRFGEIINKFPSERRSRDAADLTMYVLESREEWFELNKLSRQFLANEKLLKPSPEFAARVARVVEGSQYKWIHEVVYQKEKNPAKAAELFLDYVKEFPKSENADRALTSAMVIFQEAGQIDRGVAAGERVLTDYAGSMFEPKVRYTLARLYEKLAEFRKAAAMYAAFVDAQDAATRAIDASKAKPARAAAAKKGKKDTKASMSSDAPNTDEARASKLEERRALLAESEKWVPDALFNAGLWWEGVGESDKAIAAYRAYMTRFKDRPDVPQIAYNIGLILEKDGKTAEAARAFESFAEAYGRDSRTSAAQLYLARYRQLLAYRNVKNAKDAERVQGELVRGWAKLSPQEKQRPELLNAYGHARFLAVEADWQRYVDIRFKRVATIRRDLAAKQQSIQKLEKAYTDVLATGSGEWGIAALTRIGLAYADFARNIIESPDPAGLDEEQLSMYRGELENLALPLEDKANEALEKALAKAYELSLYNEWTIAAQDQVNRFHPGAYAQVRQVPFRGSEFFVTADVAKEPGLPDTTQSGAAPEPEPSASIPSTASGEVRP encoded by the coding sequence ATGAAGGCGGTTCTTCGTTTCGGTGCGCTGGCGGTGGGCGTGGCGCTCACCGCGGGTGGGGCAGGGGAGGCGGCAGAACCCTCGCGGAAACCCTCTCAGGCCGCGGTGTCCCGCAGGGGGGAGTCCCGCAAGAGCGCCGCGCGCCAGCAGTCCTCGAAACAGCAGAAGCAGGAGGCCGCGCGTTCGCAGCCCTCGGAGCGCGAGCCCGAGCGCCAGGGTCCGGCTCGCATGGGGCCCTCGCGCATGGGCCCGGCGTCGATGGACAACGCTCCGCGCATCGCCGACGAGAAGAAGGACGCGCTGGCGGATCGCAAGCGTGACGAGGCCATCGAGGGACTCAAGCGCCTCATCCCCAAGCTACAGGAGGGCTCGCACCGCAGGGCGGACATGCTCTACCGCCTGGCCGAGCTCTACTGGGAGAAGTCCAAGTACCTCTACCAGCAGGAGATGAACCGCTTCCTCGCGGAGGAGAAGGCCTTCGACGCGGCCACCGCCCGGGGCGAGAAGGTGGAGCCGCCCAAGCAGGATCACCGCGACAGCGAGCGCTACCGCGCCGAGACGATGGCCATCTACGAGTCCCTGCTGAGCGACTACAAGGACTGGTCCCAGCGCGACGAGATCCTCTTCTACCTGGGCTACAACCTGCAGGAGCTCGGCCGGCGCGATGACGCGGTGAAGCGCTACCTGCAACTCGTCGAGGAGTTCCCCCAGTCACAGTTCGTCCCGGACACCTACGTCCAGCTGGGCAACCACTACTTCGACAACAACAAGCTGAAGGAGGCGCGCGACTACTACGAGAAGGCACGCGCCTCGAAGGTGCCCAAGGTGTACGCCTATGCCGTCTACAAGCTGGCGTGGTGCGACTACAACGCGGGCGCCTACGACGAGGGCCTCGCCAGGCTGCACGAGGTGGTGGACTACGCCGGGGAGCGGGGCGAGGAGCTGGGTGACCTCAAGACCGAGTCGCTCAACGACGTCATCGTCTTCTACGTCAAGCTGGACAAGGCGAAGGAGGGCATCGCCTACTTCAAGCAGAAGGCTCCCGAGAAGCGTCAGGAGCGGCTGATCTCCAAGATGGCCGCGCAGTTGATCGACGTGGGCCTCTATGACAGCGCCATCGAGACGTACCGCGTCCTCATCAACGACAGGCCGATGGGCTCCGGCGCGCCCGACTATCAGCAGTCCATCGTCCGCGCCTACGAGGGCCTGCGCCAGCGCGACCATGTGCGCGCCGAGATGAAGCGCATGGTGGAGCTGTACCGGCCCGGTGGCGAGTGGTGGCAGGCCAACGCCGGCAACAAGCCCGTGCTGCGCAATGCCTTCAGCGTCACCGAGGAGGCCATGCGCGTGATGGTGACGGACTACCACCAGGAGGCGCAGAAGACGCGCCAGGTGGAGACGTACCGGCTCGCGCGCGACATCTACAAGCAGTACGTCGACACCTTCGCCTCCAGCGAGGATCCCGAGTTCATCTCCGACTCCGCCTTCAACATGCGGTTCTTCTACGCGGAGATCCTCTGGGCCCTCGAGGAGTGGGAGGCCGCCGCCGCCCAGTACGACGCCGTCGTGGCCTTCCAGATTCCGGATCGCGACTCGGCCCGCGAGGTGGCCAACGAGAGCTACCGCAAGAACGCGTCCTTCGCCGCCATCATGGCCTACGACAAGCTCGTGAAGATCGAGCGCGGCCAGCTCGCCAGGAGCGATCTCAAGGACGGCCAGAAGGTCGACGAGAACAAGTCCAAGGGCCAGGTCGAGAAGAAGGGCCGCATCACCAAGAAGGACACGGCTCGGGCCGAGGAGCCGCTCACTCGCTTCGAGGAGCGGCTGGTGGCCGCGTGCGACACCTACAACCGCCTGTACCCGGACAACCCGGATGAGATCGACCTGCGCTACCAGGCGGCCCTCATCGTCTACGACCGGCACCACTACATGGACGCGGCCCGGCGCTTCGGGGAGATCATCAACAAGTTCCCCTCCGAGCGGCGCTCGCGTGACGCGGCCGACCTGACCATGTACGTGCTCGAGTCCCGCGAGGAGTGGTTCGAGCTCAACAAGCTGTCGCGGCAGTTCCTCGCCAACGAGAAGCTGCTCAAGCCCAGCCCCGAGTTCGCCGCGCGCGTGGCTCGCGTGGTGGAGGGCTCGCAGTACAAGTGGATCCACGAGGTCGTCTACCAGAAGGAGAAGAACCCGGCGAAGGCCGCCGAGCTCTTCCTCGACTACGTGAAGGAGTTCCCGAAGTCGGAGAACGCCGATCGCGCGCTGACCTCGGCCATGGTCATCTTTCAGGAGGCCGGGCAGATCGACCGGGGCGTGGCCGCCGGCGAGCGCGTCCTCACCGACTACGCGGGCAGCATGTTCGAGCCCAAGGTGCGCTACACGCTCGCGCGCCTCTACGAGAAGCTCGCCGAGTTCCGCAAGGCCGCCGCCATGTACGCCGCCTTCGTGGACGCCCAGGACGCCGCCACCCGCGCCATCGACGCGAGCAAGGCGAAGCCGGCCAGGGCGGCCGCCGCCAAGAAGGGCAAGAAGGACACGAAGGCCTCCATGTCCAGCGACGCGCCGAACACGGACGAGGCCCGGGCCAGCAAGCTCGAGGAGCGCCGCGCGCTGCTCGCCGAGTCCGAGAAGTGGGTGCCGGATGCCCTCTTCAACGCCGGCCTCTGGTGGGAGGGCGTGGGCGAGTCCGACAAGGCCATCGCCGCCTACCGCGCGTACATGACGCGCTTCAAGGACCGGCCGGACGTGCCGCAGATCGCCTACAACATCGGCCTCATCCTCGAGAAGGATGGCAAGACGGCCGAGGCTGCGCGTGCCTTCGAGTCCTTCGCCGAGGCGTACGGGCGTGACTCGCGCACCTCCGCCGCCCAGCTGTACCTGGCGCGCTACCGGCAGCTGCTCGCCTACCGGAACGTGAAGAACGCGAAAGACGCCGAGCGCGTGCAGGGCGAGCTCGTCCGCGGCTGGGCGAAGCTGTCGCCGCAGGAGAAGCAGCGGCCGGAGCTCCTCAATGCCTACGGCCACGCGCGCTTCCTCGCGGTGGAGGCCGACTGGCAGCGCTACGTGGACATCCGCTTCAAGCGCGTCGCCACCATCCGGAGGGATCTGGCCGCCAAGCAGCAGTCCATCCAGAAGCTGGAGAAGGCCTATACGGACGTGCTGGCCACCGGCTCGGGCGAGTGGGGCATCGCCGCGCTCACCCGCATCGGCCTCGCCTACGCGGACTTCGCGCGCAACATCATCGAGTCGCCGGATCCCGCCGGGCTCGACGAGGAGCAGCTCTCCATGTACCGCGGCGAGCTGGAGAACCTCGCCCTCCCGCTGGAGGACAAGGCCAACGAGGCGCTCGAGAAGGCGCTGGCCAAGGCCTATGAGCTGTCGCTCTACAACGAGTGGACGATCGCCGCGCAGGACCAGGTGAACCGCTTCCACCCGGGCGCCTACGCCCAGGTGCGCCAGGTGCCCTTCCGCGGCAGCGAGTTCTTCGTCACCGCCGACGTGGCCAAGGAGCCGGGCCTGCCCGACACCACCCAGTCCGGTGCCGCGCCGGAGCCCGAGCCCTCGGCGTCCATTCCGTCTACTGCTTCGGGGGAGGTCCGGCCGTGA